A region from the Vicia villosa cultivar HV-30 ecotype Madison, WI linkage group LG3, Vvil1.0, whole genome shotgun sequence genome encodes:
- the LOC131658069 gene encoding WEB family protein At3g02930, chloroplastic-like — MALYDDKLSQTKERMRELEEEKGRAIKELREIKMVAEKTNAMVEEVVATKRTVSETRNDNTGMLVKEHERKLSDKDDLLAEYRRKIQEAEAEAEKRREAETNLFDTLVMQTKQLEQNKGLLEEARHEISSLEEKLKTFQLGANKNNDSEGKKANEQELAKRKLNESREDESVEEEGLFALEASSLVEELNLLKSELKAATKAEENSKKAMDDLAFALKEVATEANQVKAKLTLSQVELEHTKSEAERWKAMLETTEEKYKELLDVTRKEADRFKNTAERLRLEAEESLLAWNGKETEFVTCIKRAEEERLLTQEETSRVVELLKEAEGKTKISKEENQKLRDILKQALNEANVAKEAAEIAKAENARLKDSLNLLVHENEMLKIHEAASFENIKELKRLLSETSSKEFRNEDIEKYSAAKEGVKAKEHHKEHKESKSLSKTFSLNLKDMITIKQPPKVVNNEEVTNNKESKEDDTLKGSIFDEVDDTSDESPNHDVDMGVPEDFDNLDESHFDDYEGDKNNRKRRALLRRFGDLIRRKSTIEKVQT, encoded by the coding sequence ATGGCGCTATATGATGATAAATTGAGTCAAACTAAGGAGCGTATGAGAGAAttggaagaagagaaaggtagagCGATTAAAGAGCTTAGAGAGATTAAAATGGTGGCTGAGAAAACCAATGCAATGGTTGAAGAAGTAGTGGCAACAAAGAGGACGGTTTCCGAGACGCGAAATGATAATACTGGAATGTTGGTTAAAGAACATGAAAGGAAATTGTCTGATAAAGATGATTTGTTGGCTGAGTATAGAAGGAAGATTCAGGAAGCGGAGGCGGAGGCGGAGAAACGGAGAGAGGCGGAGACGAATTTGTTTGATACGTTGGTGATGCAGACGAAGCAGCTTGAGCAGAATAAAGGTCTGCTCGAAGAGGCGAGGCATGAGATTTCTTCACTTGAAGAGAAACTGAAGACCTTTCAATTAGGTGCGAACAAAAACAATGATTCCGAGGGAAAAAAGGCGAACGAACAAGAGTTGGCGAAGAGGAAGTTGAATGAAAGTCGCGAGGACGAGAGCGTGGAAGAGGAGGGACTATTCGCGTTGGAGGCGAGTAGTTTGGTTGAAGAATTGAATTTGCTTAAGAGCGAGCTGAAAGCAGCGACGAAAGCGGAGGAGAATAGCAAGAAAGCTATGGATGATTTGGCGTTCGCGTTGAAAGAGGTAGCGACGGAAGCTAACCAAGTGAAAGCGAAACTGACGTTGAGTCAAGTTGAACTTGAGCACACGAAAAGTGAGGCGGAGCGTTGGAAAGCGATGTTGGAAACCACGGAAGAGAAGTACAAAGAGCTTCTGGATGTGACGAGGAAAGAAGCGGATAGGTTTAAGAACACCGCGGAGAGGTTGAGATTAGAGGCTGAAGAATCGCTTTTGGCGTGGAATGGGAAAGAAACTGAGTTTGTGACTTGTATTAAAAGAGCGGAAGAGGAAAGGTTGCTTACACAGGAAGAAACATCAAGAGTGGTTGAATTGCTTAAAGAGGCTGAGGGTAAAACAAAAATTTCGAAAGAAGAGAATCAAAAACTGCGCGATATATTAAAACAGGCATTGAATGAAGCTAATGTTGCAAAAGAAGCTGCTGAAATCGCAAAAGCTGAGAATGCTAGACTAAAAGATAGTCTCAATTTGCTTGTTCATGAGAATGAGATGTTGAAGATTCATGAAGCTGCGTCGTTCGAGAATATCAAAGAGTTGAAAAGATTGCTATCGGAAACATCATCAAAAGAGTTCCGAAACGAAGATATCGAGAAATATTCTGCGGCAAAGGAAGGTGTAAAAGCAAAGGAGCATCATAAGGAGCATAAAGAATCAAAAAGTTTAAGCAAAACTTTTAGTCTTAATTTGAAAGACATGATAACAATTAAGCAACCACCTAAAGTGGTGAATAATGAAGAGGTTACTAATAACAAAGAAAGTAAAGAAGATGATACATTAAAGGGTTCAATATTTGATGAAGTGGATGATACATCTGATGAATCACCAAATCATGATGTTGATATGGGAGTTCCAGAAGATTTTGATAATTTAG